One window from the genome of Streptomyces sp. NBC_00708 encodes:
- a CDS encoding MarR family transcriptional regulator: MSGESAQESAPSGAVQTHGGRDAEAVARFVERFASEMTEAGMQRMASRVFAALLADDDASMTSAELALALQISPAAVSGAINYLTQVSMVGREREPGSRRDRYRLHNEIWYTTFASRDQVLTRWERTLKEGARTLGEHTPAGARIAETAAFFEFLQTELEGLMGRWEEHRKTLDLPTGGPESGA; the protein is encoded by the coding sequence ATGAGCGGCGAATCCGCGCAGGAGAGCGCACCGAGCGGCGCGGTCCAGACTCACGGGGGCCGGGACGCGGAGGCGGTCGCCCGTTTCGTCGAGCGGTTCGCGTCCGAGATGACCGAGGCGGGGATGCAGCGCATGGCGTCCCGCGTCTTCGCGGCGCTGCTCGCGGACGACGACGCCTCGATGACCTCGGCGGAGCTCGCCCTGGCCCTGCAGATCAGCCCCGCCGCCGTGTCCGGCGCGATCAACTACCTCACGCAGGTCAGCATGGTCGGCCGCGAACGCGAACCGGGCTCGCGCCGCGACCGCTACCGCCTGCACAACGAGATCTGGTACACCACCTTCGCCAGCCGCGACCAGGTGCTGACCCGCTGGGAGCGCACCCTCAAGGAGGGCGCGCGCACCCTCGGCGAACACACCCCGGCCGGGGCCCGGATCGCGGAGACGGCCGCGTTCTTCGAGTTCCTCCAGACGGAGCTGGAGGGGCTGATGGGCCGCTGGGA
- a CDS encoding ABC transporter ATP-binding protein, translated as MTKAITVAGLCKSFGRTRALDGLDLAVETGEVHGFLGPNGSGKSTTIRVLLGLLRADSGAAQLLGRDPWHDAVELHRRVAYVPGDVTLWRNLSGGEVIDLYGRLRGGLDEARRADLVDRFELDPTKKGRTYSKGNRQKVALVAAFASDVDLLILDEPTSGLDPLMEEVFQSCVAEERERGRTVLLSSHILSEVESLCDRISIIRQGRTVETGSLADMRHLTRTNISAELMRDPDGLTQLPGVHDLGIQGRRVSLQVDTNQLDAVLKSLSASGVRTLTSTPPTLEELFLRHYTPDAGQSSEVVAR; from the coding sequence ATGACGAAGGCAATCACCGTGGCCGGACTGTGCAAGTCGTTCGGCCGGACGCGGGCGCTGGACGGTCTCGACCTGGCCGTCGAGACCGGTGAGGTCCATGGCTTCCTCGGGCCGAACGGGTCGGGAAAGTCCACCACCATCCGGGTTCTGCTGGGGCTGCTGAGAGCGGACTCGGGCGCTGCTCAGCTGCTCGGCCGGGACCCCTGGCACGACGCGGTCGAGCTGCACCGGCGCGTGGCGTACGTCCCCGGGGACGTCACGCTGTGGCGCAACCTCTCCGGCGGCGAGGTGATCGACCTGTACGGCCGACTGCGCGGCGGACTCGACGAGGCCCGGCGCGCGGATCTCGTCGACCGCTTCGAGCTCGACCCGACGAAGAAGGGCCGGACCTACTCCAAGGGAAACCGGCAGAAGGTGGCGCTGGTCGCCGCCTTCGCCTCGGACGTCGATCTGCTGATCCTGGACGAGCCGACCAGCGGGCTCGATCCGCTGATGGAGGAGGTCTTCCAGAGCTGCGTGGCCGAGGAGCGCGAGCGCGGGCGGACGGTCCTGCTCTCCAGCCACATCCTGAGCGAGGTCGAATCGCTCTGCGACCGGATCAGCATCATCCGGCAGGGCCGGACGGTGGAGACCGGATCGCTGGCGGACATGCGCCATCTGACGCGGACGAACATCAGCGCCGAGCTGATGCGTGATCCGGACGGTCTGACGCAGCTCCCGGGGGTCCATGACCTCGGCATACAGGGACGGCGGGTCTCGCTCCAGGTCGACACGAACCAGCTGGACGCCGTCCTCAAGTCCCTGTCCGCATCCGGTGTCCGCACGCTGACGAGCACCCCGCCCACGCTGGAGGAGCTGTTCCTCCGCCACTACACGCCGGACGCCGGGCAGTCGTCGGAGGTGGTGGCGCGATGA
- a CDS encoding ABC transporter permease yields the protein MTAVPLTATAGARRRSGTGQLAGTWALLRLALRRDRIVIPVWVLVLGGSFSSVGSSLSSLYETPAQRAELAASMNGNSSVRAMYGPVFDDSVGGLVSWRMLAFGAALAAVMSLVVVVRHTREEEETGRQEMLSAAMVGRRAPLTAALLAALIAQAALALVIVAGMAGSGAGGAGAVALASAVAGVGVLFACTAAIAAQFTESARLAKGLTAAVAGAAFVLKAAGDSAADDGSSVLTWLSPLGWAENVRPYAGERWWVLLMIGGAVAVQCVVAYALAGRRDVGMSFLAARPGPARGRMATASDLAIRLQRGSLLGWAVSFAVVGFVFGGLAGGAADLVGDNEKAREIFERMGGQSGLTDAFLASMVSVLGTVAALYIAASVLRLHGEETAGRAEPVLAGGTGRLGWAAGHLLIAFGGAALIMAVGGLGLAAGYGHALPAVLGAALVQLPAIWLLGGVTALLYGAIPKAAPASWGLVGLCLALGWIGPALDLPQPVMDASPFTHLPKLPGAEMEWGPVLLLTALSAVLVAAALAALRRRDLLT from the coding sequence ATGACCGCCGTGCCTTTGACCGCGACGGCCGGTGCGCGACGCCGGTCCGGCACCGGGCAGCTGGCGGGGACCTGGGCCCTGCTGCGGCTCGCGCTGAGGCGCGACCGGATCGTCATCCCTGTCTGGGTGCTCGTGCTCGGCGGTTCGTTCTCCTCCGTCGGTTCATCCCTCTCCTCGCTCTACGAAACCCCCGCCCAGCGGGCCGAGCTCGCCGCGTCGATGAACGGCAACAGCTCGGTACGGGCCATGTACGGGCCGGTGTTCGACGACTCCGTGGGCGGACTCGTCAGCTGGCGCATGCTGGCCTTCGGGGCCGCTCTGGCCGCCGTAATGAGCCTGGTCGTCGTCGTGCGGCACACGCGCGAGGAGGAGGAGACGGGCCGTCAGGAGATGCTCTCCGCAGCCATGGTGGGGCGCAGGGCGCCGCTCACCGCCGCGCTGCTCGCGGCCTTGATCGCCCAAGCTGCCCTGGCCCTGGTGATCGTCGCCGGAATGGCCGGCTCGGGTGCCGGAGGCGCGGGGGCGGTGGCACTCGCGTCGGCCGTCGCCGGGGTGGGCGTGCTGTTCGCCTGTACCGCCGCGATCGCCGCACAGTTCACCGAGAGCGCACGCCTCGCGAAGGGGCTCACGGCGGCAGTGGCCGGCGCGGCCTTCGTCCTGAAGGCGGCGGGCGACTCGGCGGCGGACGACGGCTCCTCCGTCCTCACCTGGCTCTCCCCGCTCGGCTGGGCGGAGAACGTCCGGCCGTACGCGGGCGAGCGGTGGTGGGTGCTCCTCATGATCGGCGGCGCGGTGGCCGTGCAGTGCGTCGTGGCGTACGCGCTGGCCGGGCGCCGGGATGTGGGGATGAGCTTTCTGGCAGCGCGGCCGGGGCCGGCCCGGGGGCGGATGGCCACCGCCTCGGATCTTGCGATACGCCTTCAGCGCGGTTCGCTCCTGGGGTGGGCGGTGTCCTTCGCGGTCGTCGGCTTCGTGTTCGGCGGACTGGCCGGCGGAGCGGCGGACCTGGTCGGGGACAACGAGAAGGCCAGGGAGATCTTCGAGCGGATGGGCGGGCAGTCCGGCCTCACGGACGCGTTCCTCGCCTCGATGGTCTCCGTCCTCGGCACGGTCGCGGCGCTGTACATCGCCGCATCGGTGCTCCGGCTGCACGGTGAGGAGACCGCGGGGCGCGCCGAGCCTGTGCTCGCCGGAGGGACCGGCCGGCTCGGCTGGGCAGCCGGTCATCTGCTCATCGCCTTCGGCGGCGCGGCCCTGATCATGGCGGTCGGCGGTCTCGGCCTCGCGGCCGGGTACGGACACGCGCTTCCGGCCGTGCTCGGTGCCGCCCTGGTGCAACTGCCCGCCATCTGGCTGCTCGGCGGGGTCACGGCCCTGCTGTACGGGGCGATACCGAAGGCGGCCCCCGCGAGCTGGGGCCTGGTGGGCCTCTGCCTGGCACTCGGCTGGATCGGGCCCGCCCTGGACCTGCCGCAGCCGGTGATGGACGCGTCGCCGTTCACCCACCTTCCGAAGCTCCCCGGGGCGGAGATGGAGTGGGGGCCGGTACTGCTCCTGACCGCACTGTCGGCGGTGCTGGTGGCCGCCGCTCTGGCGGCATTGCGCCGCCGCGACCTGCTGACATGA